A single region of the Bradysia coprophila strain Holo2 unplaced genomic scaffold, BU_Bcop_v1 contig_235, whole genome shotgun sequence genome encodes:
- the LOC119077391 gene encoding poly [ADP-ribose] polymerase-like, with protein sequence MKPEKFTLKSGTNDDAPAPVRALKREFNNTSANKGKNQFLKVIKVIRGKKVHAFDSDTYGHGAEKWYKLNIELVNGKLYHANGSHDSSSVLAKPVENLMRQIYDINFTKKTVEELNVDTDKMGLDQFTLDQIIDAMMVIERIWHQINRGEATERFIELSSRYYSLIPYKRKASTICTYDQVTAEVRNLKGLFAIVQSYHLVRDEITSKLSIVDRYHRLNTEIIPLARTDYEFVLLEEYAKVTNHQANNDYELEIDEIFKVSRKGEDERFEPFKNFCHRYLLWHGSFLSNFVSILSHGLRIAPAEIPRLGKKFGKGIYFADMISKSTKFCVTGKDNRADGLMLLCEVAIGDNDECVETVHNSKPNLLYELPENKHSVKRIGKIYPHPDGHCTLQDGVIVPKGRPVVTDNNDLSLSYNEYVVYNEAQVRMRYLLKLNFKCIR encoded by the exons ATGAAACCGGAGAAATTTACTTTAAAATCTGGCACTAACGATGACGCCCCTGCACCAGTAAGGGCCTTGAAACGGGAATTCAACAATACCTCGGCCAataagggaaagaatcaatttCTGAAGGTAATCAAAGTGATCAGAGGAAAGAAGGTGCACGCCTTCGATAGTGACACATACGGGCATGGTGCAGAAAAATGGTACAAATTGAACATTGAGTTGGTCAATGGGAAATTGTACCATGCGAATGGTTCGCACGATTCATCGTCAGTGCTGGCGAAACctgtcgaaaatttgatgagaCAAATTTACGACATAAATTTCACAAAGAAAACCGTAGAGGAACTGAACGTCGACACCGACAAAATGGGTCTGGACCAGTTCACTTTGGATCAGATCATCGATGCAATGATGGTGATCGAGCGAATCTGGCATCAGATCAACAGAGGTGAAGCAACAGAACGTTTCATCGAACTGTCGAGTCGCTATTACAGTTTGATTCCATACAAACGTAAAGCATCGACTATTTGCACCTACGATCAAGTCACAGCCGAGGTGAGAAATTTGAAAGGTCTGTTCGCCATCGTACAGTCGTATCATTTGGTACGCGACGAAATTACCAGTAAATTGTCAATTGTCGACCGGTATCATCGACTGAACACGGAAATTATTCCTCTCGCACGCACCGACTATGAGTTCGTCTTGTTGGAAGAGTATGCAAAGGTTACCAATCATCAAGCGAACAACGATTACGAGCTGGAAATCGACGAAATATTCAAAGTATCTCGAAAAGGTGAGGACGAACGCTTCGAACCGTTCAAGAATTTCTGTCATCGCTATCTGCTGTGGCACGGCTCATTTCTATCGAATTTTGTCAGCATTCTCAGTCATGGTCTGCGAATTGCTCCCGCCGAAATTCCACGGCTTGGCAAAAAGTTTGGCAAGGGAATCTATTTCGCCGACATGATATCGAagtcaacgaaattttgtgtcaCCGGTAAAGATAATCGAGCTGATGGATTGATGTTGCTCTGTGAAGTGGCGATTGGTGATAACGACGAATGTGTCGAGACGGTACACAACAGCAAACCGAATTTACTGTACGAATTACCGGAGAACAAACACTCAGTTAAGCGAATAG gaaaaatttaTCCGCATCCAGACGGTCATTGCACACTACAGGATGGAGTCATTGTGCCGAAAGGACGACCAGTTGTTACCGACAATAACGATTTGAGTTTGAGCTACAACGAGTACGTTGTTTATAATGAGGCGCAAGTGAGGATGCGATATCTCTTAAAACTGAACTTTAAATGCATAAGATGA